In Clostridium sporogenes, one genomic interval encodes:
- a CDS encoding helix-turn-helix domain-containing protein: MVKYSDSSWSALADKYNLVKRPYGKGQIYDFPPHWSNGWIAEVNPAKGLFVSSAWLTPSEQIVHTINSSNPFMMLFCIDCGEIVYSQQGKKKQALFPITHLIINPQKQFTFTFFKDVHYCFTSILIFDDFIKPFLKERTNAPRISVEDAKLWKTQHYNTPDIMLIFEQIRWAVRNTDMPLLSFEGMTLHLLSSITRNFPDIPKRRSNRRHYVTWENEQKIYKVKNKIDEDILNLPDTIELCRIAGMSESKLRQSFKNHYGIPLYRYIRIETMKRAMQLLSADHLSIRNISELCGYKNPAKFAAAFKNVHGITPSDFRKSFNL; the protein is encoded by the coding sequence ATGGTTAAATATAGTGATTCTTCTTGGAGTGCTTTAGCAGATAAATATAATCTTGTTAAAAGACCTTATGGTAAAGGGCAGATTTATGATTTCCCTCCTCATTGGTCAAATGGATGGATTGCAGAAGTAAACCCTGCTAAAGGATTATTTGTTTCAAGTGCTTGGCTTACTCCAAGTGAGCAAATAGTACATACAATAAATTCTAGTAATCCTTTTATGATGCTTTTTTGTATTGACTGCGGAGAAATAGTCTATTCGCAGCAAGGAAAGAAGAAGCAAGCTTTATTCCCTATCACTCATCTAATTATTAATCCCCAAAAACAATTTACCTTTACTTTCTTTAAAGATGTACATTATTGTTTTACCAGTATTTTGATTTTTGATGACTTTATAAAACCTTTTCTCAAAGAGCGTACCAATGCACCTAGAATTAGTGTGGAGGATGCGAAACTTTGGAAAACACAACATTACAACACGCCGGATATAATGCTTATTTTTGAACAAATTAGATGGGCTGTACGAAATACAGACATGCCTTTACTTTCCTTTGAGGGTATGACTTTGCATTTATTATCTTCAATCACTAGAAATTTCCCTGATATACCTAAAAGAAGAAGCAACCGTCGTCACTATGTTACTTGGGAAAATGAGCAAAAAATTTATAAAGTTAAAAATAAAATTGATGAAGATATTTTAAATCTTCCAGATACAATTGAACTATGCAGAATAGCTGGAATGAGCGAAAGTAAACTTCGCCAATCTTTTAAAAACCATTATGGAATTCCTCTTTATAGATATATTAGAATAGAAACCATGAAAAGAGCCATGCAGCTTTTATCTGCTGACCATCTAAGTATTCGTAATATATCTGAACTATGTGGTTACAAAAATCCAGCCAAATTTGCTGCTGCCTTTAAAAATGTCCATGGAATTACTCCTAGTGATTTTAGAAAATCCTTTAATCTGTAA